In Luteibacter mycovicinus, a genomic segment contains:
- the ubiA gene encoding 4-hydroxybenzoate octaprenyltransferase — protein sequence MLAFLLKGLPAAHREKIHAYLVLTRMDRPIGALLLLWPTWWALWLAAKDFPPVGPLIIFTLGVFAMRSAGCAINDYADRKLDPQVARTAGRPIASGRVTPREALCVFAGLLVFSFVLVLFTNTLTILLSFAGAALAAVYPFSKRYTNLPQVVLGAAFGWSIPMAFAAVTDTVPPVAWLLFIANIIWSVIYDTEYAMVDREDDIKAGAKSTAILFADADLVIIGILMGTFLLAMLLVGTRSGLGWPYWLALAATTGLFAWQQWIMRDRDRQACLTAFRQNNWVGLALWVGIVVALAL from the coding sequence GTGCTTGCCTTCCTGCTCAAGGGTTTGCCCGCGGCCCATCGCGAGAAGATCCACGCCTATCTCGTCCTCACCCGCATGGACCGCCCCATCGGTGCGCTGCTGCTCCTGTGGCCAACCTGGTGGGCACTCTGGCTCGCCGCGAAAGACTTCCCGCCGGTCGGCCCGTTGATCATTTTCACCCTCGGCGTGTTCGCCATGCGCTCCGCCGGCTGCGCGATCAACGACTACGCCGACCGCAAGCTCGACCCTCAGGTCGCGCGGACGGCCGGACGGCCGATCGCCAGCGGGCGAGTGACGCCGCGCGAAGCGCTCTGTGTGTTCGCCGGGCTGCTCGTTTTTTCTTTCGTGCTGGTCCTGTTTACCAACACGCTGACCATCCTGCTGTCATTCGCCGGCGCGGCGCTCGCGGCGGTGTACCCGTTCTCCAAGCGCTACACCAACCTGCCCCAGGTGGTGCTCGGCGCGGCCTTCGGCTGGTCGATCCCGATGGCGTTCGCCGCCGTGACCGACACGGTGCCGCCGGTCGCGTGGCTGCTCTTCATCGCCAACATCATCTGGTCGGTGATTTACGACACCGAGTACGCCATGGTCGACCGCGAGGACGACATCAAGGCCGGCGCGAAATCCACGGCCATCCTGTTCGCCGATGCGGACCTCGTCATCATCGGCATCCTGATGGGCACGTTCCTGCTCGCCATGCTGCTGGTGGGCACACGTTCGGGGCTGGGCTGGCCGTACTGGCTCGCGCTCGCCGCCACGACGGGGCTCTTCGCCTGGCAGCAATGGATCATGCGCGACCGCGATCGCCAGGCCTGCCTTACGGCGTTCCGCCAGAACAACTGGGTGGGCCTGGCGTTGTGGGTGGGGATCGTGGTGGCGCTGGCCCTGTAA
- a CDS encoding mannitol dehydrogenase family protein yields the protein MAFPLRNDSLDRLPQGVDAPPFDRTKVTAGIAHIGVGAFHRAHLAIYTHHALSDPAMHAWGILGINLLEHDRPLAEAFKAQQGLYSVSEYDPRGERKTHVVGAMVDYLYAPDDGTRVLDRLADPAIRIVSLTITEGGYLIDEHGTFRLDDETVAYDLNHPDTPKGVFGFIVGALEKRRAAGVDAFTVMSCDNLRHNGAQAKRAVLAFAKARSDELADWIDREVDFPNAMVDRITPATTAKVRDELNAATGLDDQAPVVCEDFIQWVLEDKFRHGRPSWEKHGVQIVDDVSPYEDAKIRLLNGSHQMLAYPAFLAGHRRVDIAVKDPLFNAYLTAFLDDDAGVWLKSLPGMDLGPYKKKLLDRFSNASIADQLDRLCLDGGSKIPGFLGPTITACLEDGRDARRVAFLLATFDRYVRVGKDDNGETYPLREPNAMRLVQPLIDSGSKDALIKSVELVGPLPASDKRFRRQYDIYVESLEKQGVRKTLENLDSLVD from the coding sequence ATGGCCTTCCCCCTCCGTAACGACTCGCTCGACCGCCTTCCCCAGGGCGTCGACGCACCGCCCTTCGACCGCACGAAGGTCACCGCCGGCATCGCACATATCGGCGTCGGCGCGTTTCATCGTGCGCACCTGGCGATCTATACCCATCACGCGCTGTCCGATCCCGCGATGCATGCGTGGGGCATTCTGGGCATCAACCTGCTCGAGCATGACCGTCCGCTGGCGGAGGCGTTCAAGGCACAGCAGGGCCTGTATTCAGTCAGCGAATACGATCCACGCGGCGAGCGGAAGACGCACGTCGTCGGCGCCATGGTCGACTACCTGTATGCGCCCGATGACGGCACCAGGGTACTCGACCGCCTCGCCGACCCGGCCATCCGTATCGTCTCGCTGACGATCACGGAAGGTGGCTACCTGATCGATGAGCACGGGACGTTCCGGCTCGACGATGAAACGGTGGCCTATGACCTGAATCATCCGGACACGCCGAAGGGCGTATTCGGCTTCATCGTCGGCGCGCTGGAAAAGCGCCGTGCCGCCGGCGTGGATGCGTTCACCGTGATGTCGTGCGACAACCTTCGTCACAACGGTGCGCAGGCGAAGCGCGCCGTGCTCGCGTTCGCGAAGGCACGGTCGGACGAACTGGCGGACTGGATCGACCGGGAGGTCGACTTCCCCAACGCCATGGTCGATCGCATCACGCCGGCGACCACGGCGAAGGTGCGCGACGAACTCAATGCCGCGACCGGCCTCGACGATCAGGCGCCCGTGGTCTGCGAAGACTTCATCCAGTGGGTACTCGAAGACAAGTTCCGACACGGTCGGCCATCGTGGGAGAAGCACGGCGTGCAGATCGTCGACGACGTCTCGCCGTACGAGGATGCCAAGATCCGCCTGCTCAACGGCTCCCACCAGATGCTGGCGTATCCGGCCTTCCTGGCCGGCCACCGTCGGGTCGACATCGCCGTGAAGGATCCTCTGTTCAACGCGTACCTCACCGCCTTTCTCGACGACGACGCGGGCGTCTGGCTGAAGTCGCTGCCAGGCATGGATCTCGGGCCCTACAAGAAGAAGCTGCTCGACCGGTTCAGCAACGCGTCGATCGCGGACCAGCTGGACCGGCTGTGCCTCGATGGCGGCTCGAAGATCCCCGGGTTCCTGGGGCCGACGATTACCGCGTGTCTGGAAGACGGCAGAGATGCCCGCCGCGTGGCCTTCCTGCTGGCGACCTTCGACCGCTATGTACGTGTCGGCAAGGACGACAACGGTGAGACGTATCCGTTGCGCGAACCGAATGCGATGCGTCTCGTCCAGCCGCTGATCGACAGCGGTTCGAAAGACGCGCTGATCAAAAGCGTCGAACTGGTGGGTCCGTTGCCCGCCAGCGACAAGCGATTCCGCAGGCAGTACGACATTTACGTGGAATCACTGGAAAAGCAGGGCGTACGCAAAACGTTGGAGAACCTCGACTCCCTCGTCGACTGA
- a CDS encoding ABC transporter ATP-binding protein, whose translation MSRLEIRQLRKSFEGVDVIKGIDLVVEDREFCVFLGPSGCGKSTTLRLIAGLEEADDGQILLDKDDITDKPVDKRDLAMVFQSYALYPHMTVRENMSFALKLAKMDQRAIDEKVARATKILALEPYLDRKPSALSGGQRQRVAIGRAITREPRVFLFDEPLSNLDAALRAATRLEIARLHTELNATMIYVTHDQVEAMTLADRIAIFSHGRIEQIGKPMALYHKPVNKFVAGFLGMPQMNFLEATAEGGTFRLANGNTVSVAGVEATGKVTIGIRPEHLRVCDGDGSGETINGKLSVVERLGSETYAYVDVPQVGSITVRAEGDFERRAGRDICIRLDLTHAHVFDANDVAIHHPPRV comes from the coding sequence ATGTCCCGTCTGGAAATCCGTCAGCTGCGCAAGTCTTTCGAGGGCGTCGACGTCATCAAGGGCATCGACCTCGTCGTGGAGGATCGCGAGTTCTGCGTCTTCCTCGGGCCTTCGGGCTGCGGCAAGTCCACCACGCTGCGTCTGATCGCCGGCCTCGAAGAGGCCGACGACGGGCAGATCCTGCTCGACAAGGACGACATCACCGATAAGCCGGTGGATAAGCGCGACCTTGCCATGGTGTTCCAGAGCTACGCGCTCTATCCGCACATGACCGTGCGCGAGAACATGTCGTTCGCGCTGAAGCTGGCGAAGATGGACCAGCGCGCGATCGACGAGAAGGTGGCCAGGGCGACGAAGATCCTCGCCCTGGAACCGTACCTCGACCGCAAGCCGTCCGCACTCTCCGGCGGTCAGCGCCAGCGTGTCGCGATCGGTCGCGCCATCACCCGCGAACCGCGCGTATTCCTGTTCGACGAGCCGCTGTCCAACCTCGATGCCGCGCTGCGTGCGGCGACGCGCCTCGAGATCGCCCGGCTGCACACCGAACTCAACGCGACGATGATCTACGTCACCCACGATCAGGTCGAAGCCATGACGCTGGCGGATCGCATCGCGATCTTCAGCCACGGGCGTATCGAGCAGATCGGCAAACCGATGGCGCTGTATCACAAGCCGGTGAACAAGTTCGTCGCCGGGTTCCTCGGCATGCCGCAGATGAACTTCCTCGAGGCGACAGCCGAAGGCGGTACGTTCCGCCTCGCCAACGGCAATACCGTCAGCGTGGCCGGCGTCGAAGCCACCGGCAAGGTCACTATCGGCATTCGCCCGGAACACCTTCGCGTGTGTGACGGCGACGGTAGCGGCGAGACGATCAACGGCAAGCTCAGCGTCGTCGAGCGGCTTGGCAGCGAAACCTATGCTTACGTCGACGTGCCGCAGGTCGGCTCGATCACGGTGCGCGCGGAAGGCGACTTCGAGCGACGCGCCGGTCGCGACATCTGCATCCGCCTCGACCTGACGCACGCTCACGTCTTCGATGCCAACGACGTCGCCATTCATCATCCTCCACGAGTCTGA
- a CDS encoding carbohydrate ABC transporter permease, which produces MAKKTRNPLARTLRIVASWIVAFVMFFPILWMVLTSFKSELDAFSMPPHFLFAPTLENYEQILARANYLHYAWNSIVTAGGATILGMIVAVPAAYAFAYHPTMKTKSVLLWMLSTKMLPSVGVLVPIYLICRDLNMLDSKTALVIIFALINLPIMVWMIYTYFRDIPYDILEAARMDGASTTQTMFRVLIPVSRGGLASTALLCLILSWNEAFWSLNLTTASAAPLTALVASFSSPEGLFWAKLSAVSTLACAPILVLGWLSQRQLVRGLTFGAVK; this is translated from the coding sequence ATGGCCAAGAAGACCCGCAACCCCCTCGCCCGCACGCTACGCATCGTCGCTTCATGGATCGTCGCGTTCGTCATGTTCTTTCCGATTCTCTGGATGGTGCTGACCAGTTTCAAGTCCGAGCTGGATGCCTTCAGCATGCCGCCGCACTTCCTGTTCGCGCCGACCCTGGAGAATTACGAGCAGATCCTGGCCCGTGCGAACTATCTGCACTACGCGTGGAACTCCATCGTGACGGCGGGCGGCGCCACCATCCTCGGCATGATCGTGGCGGTGCCGGCGGCGTACGCCTTCGCGTACCACCCGACGATGAAGACCAAGAGCGTGCTGCTGTGGATGCTCTCGACCAAGATGCTGCCGAGCGTGGGCGTACTGGTGCCGATCTACCTGATCTGCCGCGATCTGAACATGCTCGATTCGAAGACCGCGCTGGTGATCATCTTCGCGTTGATCAACCTGCCGATCATGGTCTGGATGATCTACACGTACTTCCGCGACATTCCGTACGACATCCTCGAAGCGGCCCGCATGGATGGCGCCAGCACCACGCAGACGATGTTCCGGGTACTGATCCCGGTGAGCCGCGGCGGCCTCGCCTCGACCGCGCTGCTCTGCCTGATCCTCTCGTGGAACGAAGCGTTCTGGTCGCTCAACCTCACCACCGCCAGCGCCGCGCCACTGACCGCGCTGGTGGCCTCGTTCTCCAGTCCCGAGGGGCTGTTCTGGGCGAAGTTGTCCGCCGTGTCGACCCTGGCCTGCGCACCCATCCTGGTGCTCGGCTGGCTGTCGCAGCGACAGCTCGTCCGCGGTCTCACCTTCGGCGCAGTCAAATAA
- a CDS encoding carbohydrate ABC transporter permease, translating to MSARIRKRPERLLAQPAIIMLLVWMIVPLAMTLYFSTQYYNLLYPGKSAFVGLENFAYFFTYPSFWTSILNTILLVGSVLVITVVGGVLISVLVDETFPGQGIVRMLLISPFFIMPTVAALVWKNLLMNPVSGFLAWVWKAFGATPVNWFADWPLLSVITVVSWEWLPFAILIFVTALQSLDREQMEAARMDGARGFAIFRYLTLPHLARPIAVVVMVEAIFLLNIFAEIFVTTNGGPGDATTNIPYLVYTQALLEFDVGAASAGGLVAVVLANIMAVFLIRLIGKSLTEKA from the coding sequence ATGAGCGCGCGCATCCGTAAACGTCCGGAACGGCTGCTCGCCCAGCCCGCGATCATCATGCTGCTGGTATGGATGATCGTGCCCCTGGCGATGACGCTGTATTTCTCGACCCAGTATTACAACCTGCTTTACCCGGGTAAGTCGGCCTTCGTCGGGCTGGAAAACTTCGCTTACTTCTTCACCTACCCGAGCTTCTGGACCTCGATCCTCAACACGATCCTGCTCGTGGGCAGTGTGCTGGTGATCACCGTGGTCGGCGGTGTGCTGATATCGGTTTTGGTGGACGAGACGTTTCCGGGCCAGGGCATCGTCCGCATGCTTCTGATCTCGCCGTTCTTCATCATGCCCACCGTGGCAGCGCTGGTCTGGAAAAACCTGCTGATGAATCCGGTATCGGGCTTTCTCGCGTGGGTGTGGAAGGCCTTCGGGGCCACACCCGTGAACTGGTTCGCCGACTGGCCGCTACTTTCCGTGATCACCGTGGTGTCGTGGGAATGGCTTCCGTTCGCCATTCTGATCTTCGTCACCGCGCTGCAGTCGCTGGATCGCGAGCAGATGGAAGCCGCACGCATGGATGGTGCGCGGGGCTTTGCGATCTTCCGTTATCTGACCCTGCCCCACCTGGCGCGCCCCATCGCCGTGGTGGTGATGGTCGAGGCCATCTTCCTGCTCAACATCTTCGCCGAGATCTTCGTCACCACCAACGGTGGTCCGGGCGATGCGACGACCAACATTCCGTACCTGGTGTACACGCAGGCACTGCTCGAATTCGACGTGGGTGCCGCGTCGGCCGGCGGTCTGGTCGCCGTGGTACTGGCCAACATCATGGCGGTGTTCCTCATCCGCCTGATCGGCAAGTCGTTGACCGAGAAGGCGTGA
- a CDS encoding ABC transporter substrate-binding protein, with the protein MSDYRNRLGALAASALFAALGISAAHADTTLTIGTVNNADMVRMQALSPEYERTHPGVHLNWVVLEENTLRQRLTTDIATHGGQFDVITIGAYEAPLWGKQQWLKPLDNLPADYDVNDVMKNVREQLTVDNHLYAVPFYAEASVTYFRTDLFARANLTMPAEPTWDQIKGFAQKLHDPANGVYGICLRGKAGWGENMALLGTIVNSYGGRWFDEQWHPQIDTPEWHKAVNFYVDLLKNYGPPGPSDNGFNENLALFAAGKCAMWVDASVGGGTVTDPKESKVVGNVGFTRSPHQITDRGSSWLWVWSLAIPASTRQPDAARDFILWATSKPYLKLVADKYGAQATPPGTRESTYANAGYIEAAPFAKVTYDSLKAVDPSHPTLKPVPYKGIQIVSIPEFQAVATLVGRQIAGALAGRGNIDELLHTAQGAVSRTMKRAGYYDNKPVIQKESP; encoded by the coding sequence ATGAGCGATTACCGGAACCGGCTCGGCGCCCTAGCCGCCTCCGCGCTGTTCGCAGCGCTGGGGATTTCCGCCGCCCACGCCGACACGACACTGACGATCGGTACCGTGAACAACGCGGACATGGTGCGCATGCAGGCACTGTCCCCCGAGTACGAGCGCACGCATCCCGGCGTGCATCTGAACTGGGTGGTGCTCGAAGAAAACACGCTGCGTCAGCGTCTGACCACGGACATCGCCACCCATGGCGGGCAGTTCGATGTCATCACCATCGGTGCGTACGAGGCGCCGCTATGGGGCAAGCAGCAGTGGCTGAAACCGCTTGATAACCTGCCGGCCGACTACGACGTCAACGACGTCATGAAGAACGTGCGCGAGCAGCTGACGGTGGATAACCACCTGTATGCCGTGCCTTTCTACGCCGAAGCCAGCGTTACGTACTTCCGCACGGATCTGTTCGCCAGGGCCAACCTGACCATGCCGGCCGAGCCGACCTGGGATCAGATCAAAGGCTTTGCGCAGAAGCTGCATGACCCGGCCAACGGCGTGTACGGCATCTGCCTGCGCGGCAAGGCCGGCTGGGGCGAGAACATGGCCCTGCTCGGCACCATCGTCAACAGTTACGGCGGACGCTGGTTCGACGAGCAGTGGCATCCGCAGATCGATACGCCCGAGTGGCACAAGGCGGTCAATTTCTACGTCGATCTCCTCAAGAACTACGGGCCACCCGGCCCGTCGGATAACGGGTTCAACGAAAACCTCGCCCTGTTCGCCGCGGGCAAATGCGCCATGTGGGTCGACGCAAGCGTTGGCGGCGGCACGGTCACCGATCCGAAGGAAAGCAAGGTGGTCGGCAACGTCGGCTTTACGCGCTCGCCGCATCAGATCACCGATCGCGGTTCGTCGTGGCTGTGGGTCTGGTCGCTGGCGATCCCGGCCAGCACGCGCCAGCCCGATGCGGCGCGTGACTTCATCCTCTGGGCGACGTCCAAACCGTATCTGAAGCTGGTCGCGGACAAGTACGGCGCGCAGGCGACGCCACCGGGTACCCGTGAGTCGACGTATGCGAACGCGGGCTACATCGAGGCGGCACCCTTCGCGAAGGTCACCTACGACTCGCTGAAGGCCGTCGATCCCTCGCACCCCACGCTCAAGCCCGTGCCGTACAAGGGTATTCAGATCGTTTCCATTCCCGAGTTCCAGGCGGTGGCGACGCTGGTCGGCCGCCAGATCGCCGGTGCGCTGGCCGGCCGCGGCAACATCGATGAATTGCTGCACACGGCCCAGGGCGCGGTCAGCCGCACCATGAAACGTGCCGGCTACTACGACAACAAGCCGGTCATCCAGAAGGAGTCGCCGTAA
- a CDS encoding helix-turn-helix domain-containing protein, producing the protein MNRRAALSLPPPMADTSALGREQDLLGLSDEPSIHYLEHGSRSRLIRWHYHPAYELHLIVATEGTAYVGDYEGRFAPYTLMLTGPNVPHNWVTDAGCEPSPLRDRVILFSEAFVRRCTEFFPSARHVKSLLLEEARYGIQFSSELGRQLEPLFRRVSDHPGLRRVASFFEMVEALAEDTARRPLSSRPFQASADPSQSMKLHRAVAFIDRHYTGDVSLRAVADRLGMSESAFSRFFHQHTGYRFIDYVNQTRVQHACEKLVSSPASITDICYEVGFSNLSNFNRRFLSLTGMTPREYRMRHRLPVADL; encoded by the coding sequence ATGAATCGTCGCGCCGCCCTTTCGCTGCCGCCACCCATGGCCGATACGTCGGCACTCGGTCGTGAGCAGGATCTGCTGGGTCTGTCCGACGAACCGTCGATTCATTACCTCGAGCACGGCTCGCGCAGCCGGCTGATCCGCTGGCATTACCACCCCGCGTACGAGCTGCACCTGATCGTAGCGACCGAGGGCACGGCTTATGTCGGCGACTACGAAGGCCGCTTCGCGCCTTATACCTTGATGCTCACCGGGCCCAACGTTCCGCACAACTGGGTCACCGATGCAGGATGCGAGCCCTCGCCGCTGCGTGACAGGGTGATCCTTTTCTCAGAAGCCTTCGTCCGTCGGTGTACTGAATTTTTCCCATCCGCCCGCCACGTGAAGTCCCTGCTGCTCGAGGAAGCCCGCTACGGTATCCAGTTTTCTTCGGAGCTGGGCAGGCAGCTCGAACCGCTGTTCCGCCGCGTCTCCGATCATCCGGGACTTCGCCGGGTAGCCAGCTTCTTCGAGATGGTGGAGGCCCTGGCCGAAGATACCGCGCGCCGGCCACTCAGCAGCCGGCCCTTTCAGGCCTCGGCCGACCCCAGCCAGTCGATGAAGCTCCACCGCGCCGTGGCCTTCATCGACCGGCATTACACCGGGGACGTATCGCTCAGGGCGGTGGCGGACCGCCTTGGCATGTCGGAATCGGCGTTCTCGCGCTTTTTCCATCAGCACACGGGCTACCGCTTCATCGACTACGTCAACCAGACGCGCGTGCAGCACGCCTGCGAGAAGCTGGTCAGCTCACCGGCCTCGATTACCGACATCTGCTACGAGGTCGGTTTCAGCAATCTCTCCAACTTCAATCGTCGGTTCCTGAGCCTCACCGGGATGACCCCGCGCGAATATCGGATGCGTCATCGGCTGCCCGTCGCCGACCTTTGA
- a CDS encoding short chain dehydrogenase: MKVLIVGASGTLGRAVAAELGERHEIVTAGRSGGDLRVDLRDSESIEAMYRELGKLDAVVCAAGKVPFAPLAELTEAKYVEGLQDKLLGQVRLVQLGVDSLHDGGSFTLITGILTEQPILAGACASMVNGAVEGYVRGAAIELPRGIRINVVSPSVLSEAMASYGPYFRGFEPVGAARAALAFSRSVEGRETGKIYKVW, encoded by the coding sequence ATGAAGGTTCTCATCGTCGGTGCCAGTGGCACGCTGGGCCGCGCCGTGGCGGCCGAACTCGGCGAGCGCCACGAGATCGTCACGGCGGGGCGCTCGGGTGGCGATCTCCGCGTGGATCTTCGTGACAGCGAAAGCATCGAGGCCATGTACCGTGAACTGGGCAAGCTCGACGCCGTGGTTTGCGCGGCGGGCAAGGTACCGTTCGCGCCCCTGGCCGAGTTGACCGAGGCAAAATACGTCGAGGGCCTGCAGGACAAACTGCTGGGGCAGGTCCGCCTCGTCCAGCTCGGCGTCGACTCCCTTCACGACGGCGGCTCATTCACGCTGATTACCGGCATTCTCACCGAGCAGCCGATCCTGGCCGGCGCGTGCGCAAGCATGGTCAACGGCGCGGTCGAGGGTTATGTGCGTGGCGCCGCCATCGAGCTGCCGCGCGGTATCCGCATCAACGTCGTCAGCCCCAGTGTACTGTCGGAGGCCATGGCATCGTATGGGCCGTATTTTCGGGGCTTCGAGCCGGTCGGCGCGGCGCGGGCGGCGCTGGCGTTTTCGCGGTCGGTCGAGGGGCGGGAGACGGGGAAGATCTACAAGGTCTGGTAG
- the ilvN gene encoding acetolactate synthase small subunit: MRHLISMLLQNEAGALARVAGLFASRGYNIESLTVAATHDADASRLTLVIFGDDDVVEQIIKQSAKLIDVIEIAELTRREHVERELLVARIEASHAAVDLCLAQFGGRMLQRAAGQSVVEYTGRADEVDAFLVALRVAGEIVDHARSGIAAIERPLAIA; the protein is encoded by the coding sequence ATGCGCCACTTGATCTCCATGCTGTTGCAGAACGAAGCCGGCGCCCTGGCGCGTGTGGCGGGCCTGTTCGCATCGCGTGGCTACAACATCGAATCGCTGACGGTAGCGGCCACGCACGATGCGGACGCCTCCCGACTCACGCTGGTGATCTTCGGCGACGACGACGTGGTCGAGCAGATCATCAAGCAGTCGGCCAAACTGATCGACGTGATCGAGATCGCCGAACTCACGCGCCGCGAACACGTGGAACGCGAGCTGCTGGTGGCGCGCATCGAGGCCAGCCATGCCGCGGTCGATCTCTGCCTCGCGCAGTTCGGCGGGCGCATGCTGCAACGCGCGGCGGGTCAGTCGGTTGTCGAGTACACGGGGCGCGCCGACGAAGTGGATGCGTTTCTTGTCGCACTGCGTGTCGCGGGCGAGATCGTCGATCATGCGCGGAGCGGGATCGCCGCGATCGAAAGACCGCTGGCGATCGCCTGA
- the ilvB gene encoding biosynthetic-type acetolactate synthase large subunit: MTGADIVVQVLADEGLDVLFGYSGGAILPVYDAVFRYNAEHTKDDGNEPMPLIVPANEQGACFMAAGYARASGRVGVALVTSGPGATNAVTPVRDCMADSIPVVVICGQVPTGAIGTDAFQEAPISTIMGACAKHVFLVTDASTLEATLRTAFHIARSGRPGPVVIDIPKDVQNAPLIFEGRRELPVRGYRSRLRAVESATIADAHCASFFDALARAERPLIYSGGGIIAAGASSILREFAHAFGIPVVTTLMGIGGFDTTDPLALHMLGMHGAAYANYAMDDSDFVFALGARFDDRVVGVPTKFAPSARAIAQIDIDPAEIGKVKSVDWHHVGSLDVSLQRLLDYGRRIGFKPDYAAWHDHVGALKTTHAMNFCRDGETIQPCAVIQAINRITDGRAIITTGVGQHQMWAAQYFDFREPRHWLTSGSMGTMGFGLPAAIGAQFARRDLTVIDIDGDASIRMNIGEMETVTTYGLPVKVVVLNNSGDGMVRQWQKLFFKGRFSASDKSLHKKDFVRAAQADGFEWARRLDDPAAIDATIADFLAFDGPAFLEVVIDADAGVYPMVGPGATYAEMITGDWIASRNPPIASTAEPTGMF, translated from the coding sequence ATGACCGGTGCCGACATCGTCGTGCAAGTGCTTGCCGACGAGGGCCTCGACGTACTCTTCGGTTACTCCGGCGGCGCGATCCTTCCCGTATACGATGCGGTGTTCCGTTACAACGCGGAGCACACGAAAGACGACGGCAACGAACCGATGCCGCTCATCGTCCCCGCCAACGAACAAGGGGCCTGCTTCATGGCCGCCGGCTATGCCCGTGCCTCCGGGCGGGTGGGTGTGGCCCTGGTCACCTCCGGCCCCGGCGCGACCAACGCCGTGACACCGGTGCGCGACTGCATGGCCGACTCCATTCCCGTCGTCGTGATCTGCGGCCAGGTGCCAACGGGCGCCATCGGCACCGATGCCTTTCAGGAGGCGCCGATCAGCACGATCATGGGCGCTTGCGCCAAGCACGTCTTTCTGGTCACGGACGCCTCCACGCTCGAAGCCACGTTGCGTACCGCGTTCCATATCGCGCGCAGCGGCCGTCCCGGCCCCGTGGTGATCGATATCCCCAAGGACGTGCAGAACGCACCCCTCATTTTCGAAGGCCGCCGCGAATTACCCGTGCGCGGCTATCGCTCGCGGCTGCGCGCCGTGGAGTCGGCGACTATCGCCGACGCCCATTGCGCGAGCTTCTTCGACGCCCTAGCCAGGGCCGAACGCCCCCTGATTTACTCGGGCGGCGGCATCATCGCGGCGGGCGCGTCATCCATCCTCCGTGAGTTCGCACACGCCTTCGGCATTCCGGTGGTCACCACACTCATGGGCATCGGCGGCTTCGACACCACCGACCCGCTCGCGCTGCACATGCTGGGCATGCACGGCGCGGCGTATGCCAACTATGCGATGGACGACAGCGACTTCGTCTTCGCCCTCGGCGCGCGCTTCGACGACCGCGTCGTGGGCGTGCCGACTAAGTTCGCACCGAGCGCACGCGCCATCGCGCAGATCGACATCGATCCCGCCGAAATCGGCAAGGTCAAGTCGGTGGACTGGCACCACGTCGGCTCGCTCGACGTGTCGCTCCAGCGACTGCTGGATTACGGCAGGCGCATCGGATTCAAACCCGACTACGCGGCATGGCACGACCATGTCGGCGCATTGAAGACCACACACGCGATGAATTTTTGCCGGGACGGCGAGACCATCCAGCCTTGCGCGGTCATCCAGGCGATCAATCGCATCACGGACGGCCGCGCCATCATCACTACGGGCGTGGGCCAGCACCAGATGTGGGCCGCGCAGTACTTCGATTTTCGCGAGCCCAGACACTGGCTCACCTCGGGCTCGATGGGCACCATGGGCTTTGGTTTGCCCGCCGCCATCGGCGCCCAGTTCGCGCGGCGCGACCTGACCGTCATCGACATCGATGGCGACGCCAGCATCCGCATGAACATCGGCGAGATGGAGACGGTCACCACCTATGGCCTGCCGGTAAAGGTCGTCGTGCTCAACAACAGCGGCGACGGCATGGTTCGTCAGTGGCAGAAGCTGTTCTTCAAGGGCCGCTTCTCCGCGTCGGACAAGAGCCTGCACAAGAAGGATTTCGTGCGCGCCGCGCAAGCGGATGGCTTCGAATGGGCGCGGCGCCTCGACGACCCCGCCGCCATCGACGCGACGATCGCCGATTTCCTTGCCTTCGACGGCCCCGCCTTCCTGGAAGTCGTGATCGATGCCGACGCCGGCGTCTATCCGATGGTCGGCCCGGGCGCCACCTACGCCGAGATGATCACCGGCGACTGGATCGCCAGCCGCAACCCGCCGATCGCCTCCACCGCCGAACCTACAGGGATGTTCTGA